CAATATCATAATTATTTTCTACTAATATTTTCAGTGAAGGCACTGCAAAATCAGGAGTGCCCATATAGACGATTCGTAATTTATTCATAGGCAGCAAAGATAAAAATATAGGATGAATTTCAGGGCAAAATGCTAAGCAAATAGTTTTTGGCTAGCATTCGGTCGGACGGTTTTAACCTTCAAACCGCAAGGAATTAAGCCATTTTCGATTTGTAGGCGTTATCGTCTGCTTCCGAATCTTCCTCTAGTTTACTTTCTTCAACAGGAATTGTCATGACCACGTTAATGCCTTTTCCGGGTTTGGAATTAAAGTAAACCGCCCCACTAATAGTATTAACTCTAGCATAAATACTACGCATACCCATGCCTGAATCCACTACATTCTGGACATCAAAACCCTTTCCATCATCTTCGTAGAAAACATTGATTTCTCCATCCGACTGACTTATTTGTAGGGTGATATTTTCAGCTTCAGCGTGTTTTATGGTATTGTTGATCAATTCCAGTGTGATGTGATAAATATTACGTTCTACCTCCAAGGGTAGTCTTTTTTGCAGTCCGTAAATAGCAATTTCCGCCCGAATTTTTTCGGCCTCATTAATGGTTCTGACCATATCTTTTAAGGCCGTTTCCAATCCAAATCGAGTCAGCATATCAGTGGATAGATTGTGCGATATTTCCCTTGTTTCCTTAATAGCCTCATTAATATTGTTCAGTAGCTTATTTTTAAGGTTGGAGGTAGTCTCATTTTGCTCAGACTGAAATAATAGTTTGATAGAAGATAATCTTGCCCCCAGTCGATCATGCAAATCGCTGGCTATTCGATTTCTCTCTTCTTCCTGTCCGTGCATCATGGCATTGAGTTCTTTCAACTCCTGCTCAGTTTTCATATTGGAGATTTCTTCATTCTTGAGCCTTTTTAAATACTCTTGCTTTTGAATAAAGAACCAGATGGTAGATATGATTAACACCACCAAAGTAATACTGAGCCCTAGAAATAGATTTTTCTGAAAGTTTTTTTCAGCTATGGCCAACTGTTGTTCCTTTATTTCGGCTTCCTTTAGCTCGGTCTCATATTTTGTTTCGAGGTTTTTTACTTCCTGCATTTTTTCTCTGTCATATAGAGAATCTCTTAAATGGTTGAATTCTTGAAATAGAACAGAAGCTTCTTCCACTTGTCCGATTCCCATTTTGGCCTTTACCATATTGGAATAGAGATTCATTTTTCGATTGGGATCTCCTAAATACTCTGCTAATTCTAGACTTTTTTCGTAGTACTCTAAGCTTTCTTTGTATTTCTTTTGTTTGAGGAGAACGTTGCCGATGTTCATTTTTGTTTTAGCGATATCATGTTTATCATCTAAAGCAGTACTAAGGCTTATGGAATTTTGATAATTATCGAGAGCAGCCTCCATGTTATCTTTGGTTTCATACAGAACACCTAAATTATTATACAAATTAGAAAGATTAATTGAATCATTAATTGCCTTAAATGATTCTAATGAGTTTAGATAGTAATGGACCGCGGAATCATAATTGAAAAATTCCGGATCCGTGGATGAAAAGATCAATCCAATATTCATATTAATAATAGCGGACTTTCTATCACTTTGATTTTTTGGCAGTAGTCTTTGGGCCTCCTTGTAATATTTGAGTGCTAGTTTTACGTCTTCTTTAAGATAATAATTAGCAAGATTATTATAGTTTCCTACTAAAGCCTCGTAGTTACTGACCTTATTGTTTATTTTAATTGCTTTGTAAAAATAATTTAATGCATCTTTTCTATTATTAAAACTACTTGAAATTAGGCCTAAGTAGTTATATGATAGTGCAATCCCAACAGAGTCGTCATGCTGGCCATATTGCTCTATGGCTTTTTGGAAATATTGAAAGGAAGAGTCTAATTTATTTTCATATCTTAATTCCTTAGCTTTAATAAAATACTGATTTTCTATTTCTTGTGAGAAATGAATGGAAAAAGTGAGTAAGTTTAAGACTGTGAAAACAAAAAGAAACCTCATCATTGTATAAAATTACAATAATGAGGCCTTAAATAAAAATATTATTCTATTCTTCAATTTCTCCTGCAGAACCTTCACTACATCCAGTACAAGTTTCTGTATCCATATTAGGCTCGTCAATTAATTCACAAGCTGAAAAGGTAAACATGGCTACTATTACTAATGCGTACTTAATTGTTTTTAAAGTTTTCATGTTGTTGTTGTTAAGTGTTCCCTACTATTTAATTATATCACAATATTAGGCTTATTTAACATTCTGTAAAACACCTAATTAGGGGTTTGTTAAACTATTTTCGAGGTGTTTATGATATGACAGAAGGGGTGGGGCTATCCTAGAAGTAAGGTGTTTGAGTACAAGAAAAGGGGTTTTTCTGCCCCATTTTCGAAAGTGTATTAATCTGCTATTATAAATCATATAAAGTATTGATAAACAGAGGTTAATTGGTTATTTTCTTGTTTTTATTGACGAAGTGACAAAATCGAAAATACCACCTGAAACTACCCAAAATGTATAATATTTACCCCCAAAAGGGTATGAAAAATACCCCTTTTTTATTTTTAAATACCCCTTTTCTGGTGTTTTCTAGAAAGTCTGATTGTTCTACCTTTGAATTGTCGCTTATGAATTAATGCATTGTGCATTCAACCAAGATCTTTTATATAGAGCGGCATCACCCGAAGAGACGGGGCATACAAGATGATGGTTAACTTCTCCCCTATTGTTGTTAAGATGTCATTTGTCCCGTCTTTGAGGGTTTTTTTAGTTGCAATAGGTGCTAATAAAAAGAAGTTTATAAATGGTGTAAAAATATAGGGATTAATTTAAAATCTTTGGACTATGAGCTTACCAAAATATTTCAGCAATCCTTATTTTCATCCGCAGCATCAACTACTTCATCAGAAATTAAGTCCGGTTCTAAAAATGCTGTCTGGCCTTACGCAAGCGCCTCAATCTTTTTTAGCTTTATGGGATGAGGATTATCAGCAGCAATATAATTTAGAAACTGAAACTTATGTCCAGTTAAATATTGATTTCAAACTTTTTAAATCCAGATTTTCAAAGCTCAACCCTGAAGTGATTTATGTCCCAAATGTTAGATACCATACTCTTTTCCAAAATATTGATTTCTTTAAATCATTTGTTGATGAAGAACAGCTATTGATTTATCCCCTTGTGGATGGTCATCAACATGCTAAGGGTATAGTGGGTGTAATTTTACCAAAATCTGAAAATCTAGCTTTCGATTTCCTTTTCAAACAAATGGAATCAGTCGGTTCCTATATAAATCAATTATTTCAAGATTATCTTGATCACCAAAAAAGTAGTTTACTTAATCATATAAATTTAGAAGATCTGCCATCATCATTTTTTGAAGCAGAAATTAATCAGAAGCAGGAATTGGTTTTTAGCAATTTCAGCAAAACATTGATGCGAAAGCATCCGACATTTGCAATCGAATGCTCTGCTGAAAAAAGGATGAGCGAGCTGTTAAGCATGACTTTGGCTGACTTTTATGCGCTTATTAATAAAATCAAGGATAAACAGAATATGGAATATGTGTATTCCTGCTCTAACCAGGAAGGAGTAAAGAAATACTTTTTGATCAAATTGCATATTTCTGAGATTAGTTCAAAGGGGTATCGATTTTTAGGCGTTTTAGAAGATTTTACGGTTCAGAAAGCATATAGTAGTGTACTTGATCAAATGATTTTTGATATTTCTCACGTTATGAGAAGACCTGTTGTGACCATGAAGGGGCTGACTAACTTAATTGATATGGATATTTTTGATAAACAAGAACTGACTGAAATCACTAGAAAAATAAAAACTGTTTCAGAGGAAATGGAAGAATATATTGGGGCAATGTTTAAGATATATGAAGCTAAACAGGATGCTATATATCATTTGTGATTTGTGAATTAATTAAACCGAGGCCTTAAAAAGCCTCGGTTTTTTGTTTTTTAGATAATATTTAGTTCTTTCCCCACTTTCGTGAAAGCTTGAATAGCTTTATCCAAATGCTCTGTATCATGAGCCGCAGATAACTGCACCCTTATTCTTGCTTGTTCTTTAGGTACCACAGGATAAAAGAATCCGATTACATAAATCCCCTCTTCTAATAGTCTGTCTGCAAATTTTTGAGAAAGAGATGCATCGTAAACCATAATAGGTACTATAGCAGAATCACCATCTTTTATATCAAAGCCTGCTTTCTTAATGTTTTCTTTAAAGTAATTGATATTATTTTCAAGTTTATCCCTCAACTCAGTCGAACTGCTCAACAAGTCAAAAACAGCTATTGATGCTCCAACAATCGATGGAGCCAATGAGTTGGAAAACAAATAAGGCCTTGATTTTTGTCGCAGCATATCAATAATTTCCTTTCTGCCGGAAGTAAATCCACCCATGGCACCACCTAAAGCTTTTCCAAGTGTGCCTGTAATAATATCCACTCTTCCCATCACATTATTGAGCTCATGTGTTCCTCTTCCAGTCTTTCCTATGAAACCTGTTGCATGACAATCATCTACCATGACTAAGGCATCATATTGCTCGGCCAAATCACAAATTTTATCTAATTGTGCTACATAACCGTCCATGGAGAACACGCCATCAGTCACAATGATTTTACTTTTGGCATCTTTTGCTTTTTTCAACTGCTCTTCTAAGTCTGCCATATCATTATTTTGATAACGATACCTGGCAGCTTTACAAAGCCTTACGCCATCTATTATAGAGGCATGATTCAGAGAATCTGATATGATAGCATCTTCTGGACCTAAAATAGGTTCAAAAACTCCACCATTAGCATCAAAAGCTGCTGCATAAAGAATCGTGTCTTCAGTGCCTAAAAAATCAGCAATCTTTTTTTCAAGTTCCTTGTGAATATCCTGAGTTCCACAAATAAATCGAACGGATGACATCCCAAATCCGTGTGAGTCTAAGGTGCTTTTGGCTGCTTCCAGTACTTTAGGGTGCGAAGAAAGCCCTAAGTAATTATTGGAACAGAAATTTAAAACCTCTTTCCCGCTGTCTGTTTTGATTGCAGCTCCTTGTGGAGTAGTAATAATTCTTTCTCTTTTATAAAGGCCGTCTTTTTTGAGTTGTTCAAGTTCGCCTTGTAATTTTTTCTGAAGATTTCCGTACATATTTCCTGAAATTTTTCTTTTGAACAAAGATAAGCTTCCTTCTACGAATCACCATTAATTAATAAAGTTTTCAAACAGACTGAAAATTTTAAATGTCGATCCAGAAGGTATTATCTCAGTGAATTTTATAATTGATTTCAATATTTACATAAATACGAAGTTATTTATAACCTTTAGCTCATGTCTACATAGAAAGGATTGTATAGATAATTTGTTTAATGAAAATTATCTTTACAGGCCAACTAGCCATTTAAACATTAACTGCAACAACAAAACGAAGTTCGATCTTAAATTATGCATTAATCCCTTAAAGGCATCATTTCATAAATTTTCATTTCATTTTTTCAAAGAAAGAAAAATGATGGAACTCTCAAGTTGGTAATTAATTGAAGCTATCGCACAAATTATGACTTCTTAAAAATTTAGACTTAATATACCGGTAATAGAGTAGTTATATTAATGGAACTCAGGTTAAAATGAATGACAGTTTTAAGAAGTTGAATATCGAAAATTGGTGTTGATAGTTTAATTGGAAGGTTAGAACTTTAATATCTATCTATTTATCAAATATTTGTACAATTGTAATGTTTAAAGGCTAACCCAATTTTCTTAACCGATATATCCCTCTAGTTTTGCTTTATGTTTCAGAATCTGGAGGGTGGATTACTTGTAAATCAAAAAAAATGTTTTTCCGTTAACAACAAAATGGAAAATAGCTTCACGGCTTTTAAGGACTTTTTTGAGTCAGCAAATAATCCCATGTTTATAATTGATTTAGATTCCCATCAACTGCTGAATGTAAATCGTCAATTTGTCAATGAGCAATATTCATCGCAACATGCCCTTAGCTTATTTGAATCAAAATTAAGAGAATGCAATGGTTCACGATCATTTAGTGTGAAGCAAGATGAAAAAATAATTCTGTTTAATATTGTATTTGAGAAGGAGAAAAAAGCTCTTGTTCAAATTTTAGAATCTGAGCCAGAGCCGGCTCAGGAAAATTCTGGTTCTATTCCCTCAAAGCATCCATTTGATGAAATTGCCTCTAATAAGTCATTCATTAACAGATTGCCGTGCGGTATCATACATACAAATAAGAATTTTGAGGCACTTTGGTTCAATGATAAGTTAGAGAAATTATTTGGCCGTGAGATCGAGGAGCAGTTTAACTTTATTGATGCGATTTATGTAAAAAATATATCGCAGTTCTGGGAAAAAATAGAAAAACTGAATTCGGGAGAGGAGCAAGTTAAATTTTCCTTTGTAATTCATAATGTAAAGAAATCGAGTGAGGTTTTCATTAATGCTACGGCCATGGCGGTAGGAAAGGACCAGCAACTACAAGATGGTTTTGTTTTTATTTTAGAAGACAAAACTGAAAATATGCATTTCTCTGAAGAAATTACTAAACAAAATTTGGCCTTGAATCAGATCAATCACGAGTTGGATAAATTTCTTTATAGTGTATCGCACAACATAAGAGGACCTATCGCTTCATTAGAAGGTTTATTAAAGGTTATTGAAATCTCTGATGTAAATACAGTTAATGAATTACAGCATCATCTTAGGTTGAATCTAAGACTATTAAATGGTTTTGTGAGTGACATCAATAATGTTGCAACTAATATTCACACTCATGTTAATTATGAAGAAGTCAATCTTAGGGATATTTTAGAACAAACGGTATTATTTGTTGATGATATTTATGAAATCAAACCAAATATTAATTTTGAAATTCCTGCTTCGTACAGCATAAAAACAGATTCAAACCGTTTTGGTATGGTAATTAAATCTTTATTGAAGAACAGTTTTCAATATAGAGATAGCCGTAAAGATGATTTTAGAATCGATTTTAAAGTAAAGCAAAATGAAGATTTCCATTTAATTGAAATTATAGATAATGGTATTGGTATTCCAGATAAAGTAATGCCATACGTCTTTGATATGTTTTACAGAGGAACAGAGCTATCAAGTGGAAATGGAATGGGACTGTATAATAGTAGGGAAATATTGAAGAAAATAGGAGGCACAATGAATATTGAAAGTAAAGACCGGGAATGGACAAAAGTTAAGATTTATGTCCCTATGCATGTTTAAGTAAAGAGATTAGTAGTGAAAAAGCCTCATTGATTTTAAAATCAATGAGGCTTTTTCACTAGACTGTTTTGAATTTATTCTCCTAATATAAAGTATAAACCAAAAGTAGGAGCAAAAGTATTGGTTCCTAAATTTATTCCATTTGAAACAGTGGTCGTATTTCCGCCAGCTGGAGTAACAGCATTTCTGCTAAATGAAATCATATTTAACTCAAAATTAAATCCGACTTTGGACCCTGGAGTAAAAAGTA
This is a stretch of genomic DNA from Marivirga harenae. It encodes these proteins:
- a CDS encoding tetratricopeptide repeat protein; this encodes MMRFLFVFTVLNLLTFSIHFSQEIENQYFIKAKELRYENKLDSSFQYFQKAIEQYGQHDDSVGIALSYNYLGLISSSFNNRKDALNYFYKAIKINNKVSNYEALVGNYNNLANYYLKEDVKLALKYYKEAQRLLPKNQSDRKSAIINMNIGLIFSSTDPEFFNYDSAVHYYLNSLESFKAINDSINLSNLYNNLGVLYETKDNMEAALDNYQNSISLSTALDDKHDIAKTKMNIGNVLLKQKKYKESLEYYEKSLELAEYLGDPNRKMNLYSNMVKAKMGIGQVEEASVLFQEFNHLRDSLYDREKMQEVKNLETKYETELKEAEIKEQQLAIAEKNFQKNLFLGLSITLVVLIISTIWFFIQKQEYLKRLKNEEISNMKTEQELKELNAMMHGQEEERNRIASDLHDRLGARLSSIKLLFQSEQNETTSNLKNKLLNNINEAIKETREISHNLSTDMLTRFGLETALKDMVRTINEAEKIRAEIAIYGLQKRLPLEVERNIYHITLELINNTIKHAEAENITLQISQSDGEINVFYEDDGKGFDVQNVVDSGMGMRSIYARVNTISGAVYFNSKPGKGINVVMTIPVEESKLEEDSEADDNAYKSKMA
- the kbl gene encoding glycine C-acetyltransferase yields the protein MYGNLQKKLQGELEQLKKDGLYKRERIITTPQGAAIKTDSGKEVLNFCSNNYLGLSSHPKVLEAAKSTLDSHGFGMSSVRFICGTQDIHKELEKKIADFLGTEDTILYAAAFDANGGVFEPILGPEDAIISDSLNHASIIDGVRLCKAARYRYQNNDMADLEEQLKKAKDAKSKIIVTDGVFSMDGYVAQLDKICDLAEQYDALVMVDDCHATGFIGKTGRGTHELNNVMGRVDIITGTLGKALGGAMGGFTSGRKEIIDMLRQKSRPYLFSNSLAPSIVGASIAVFDLLSSSTELRDKLENNINYFKENIKKAGFDIKDGDSAIVPIMVYDASLSQKFADRLLEEGIYVIGFFYPVVPKEQARIRVQLSAAHDTEHLDKAIQAFTKVGKELNII
- a CDS encoding sensor histidine kinase; its protein translation is MENSFTAFKDFFESANNPMFIIDLDSHQLLNVNRQFVNEQYSSQHALSLFESKLRECNGSRSFSVKQDEKIILFNIVFEKEKKALVQILESEPEPAQENSGSIPSKHPFDEIASNKSFINRLPCGIIHTNKNFEALWFNDKLEKLFGREIEEQFNFIDAIYVKNISQFWEKIEKLNSGEEQVKFSFVIHNVKKSSEVFINATAMAVGKDQQLQDGFVFILEDKTENMHFSEEITKQNLALNQINHELDKFLYSVSHNIRGPIASLEGLLKVIEISDVNTVNELQHHLRLNLRLLNGFVSDINNVATNIHTHVNYEEVNLRDILEQTVLFVDDIYEIKPNINFEIPASYSIKTDSNRFGMVIKSLLKNSFQYRDSRKDDFRIDFKVKQNEDFHLIEIIDNGIGIPDKVMPYVFDMFYRGTELSSGNGMGLYNSREILKKIGGTMNIESKDREWTKVKIYVPMHV